A single window of Terriglobia bacterium DNA harbors:
- a CDS encoding outer membrane protein transport protein produces MRRGTPWILGTALILAGVLPAMASGFSIYEQSAKASGQAGAWVARADDAAANWYNPAALTRFDGMQVQFGLSLITIGKDTKFTSTDPTYNAPYAVISPTRFDSEQNNAFPASFYFTQKINGKMAWGVGVTTPFGLVTEWKDRPVVFSSRKADLMTFVVNPNFAYAFDDRWSLAIGADYMLADIREFSRDVDQSALLSQEPGTVVGRSNLSGDGNAFGWNLAVHAKDPKWSFGFTYRAALSPKIDGNVKFSGINPLLAALFPNGPGTATLDLPAEAAAGFAWTGVPNWAFEFDLSWAQWSTFDKLAVNFEKNTSVPGPAGPIPVVADIDQAESWKNTVAARFGAAWKIAGPHELRFGAVWDQNPIPDETLRPSIPDGDRKSVTLGYGYCGKHWNADVYYMPLFFQTRDAKGAPAHKPSENPYQTVDGVIDGKYESFVHLIGASFTWRF; encoded by the coding sequence ATGAGACGTGGGACACCGTGGATCCTCGGGACGGCGCTGATCCTCGCGGGCGTGCTTCCCGCGATGGCCTCCGGCTTCAGCATCTACGAGCAAAGCGCCAAGGCCTCCGGCCAGGCGGGGGCGTGGGTCGCCCGCGCGGACGATGCGGCGGCCAACTGGTACAACCCCGCTGCCCTGACCCGCTTCGACGGGATGCAGGTCCAGTTCGGCCTGAGCCTGATCACGATCGGAAAGGACACGAAGTTCACCTCTACGGATCCCACGTACAACGCGCCTTACGCGGTGATTTCGCCGACCCGGTTCGACTCCGAGCAGAACAACGCCTTTCCAGCGAGCTTCTATTTCACTCAGAAGATCAACGGCAAGATGGCGTGGGGAGTCGGCGTGACGACCCCGTTCGGTCTCGTTACCGAGTGGAAGGATCGCCCCGTCGTCTTCTCCAGCCGCAAGGCCGACCTGATGACGTTCGTCGTCAACCCGAACTTCGCCTACGCCTTCGATGATCGGTGGTCGCTAGCCATCGGCGCGGATTACATGCTTGCGGACATCAGAGAGTTCTCGCGAGACGTGGATCAGAGCGCCCTGCTCAGCCAGGAACCCGGGACGGTGGTGGGAAGATCGAATCTCAGCGGCGATGGCAACGCGTTCGGATGGAACCTGGCGGTTCACGCCAAGGACCCCAAGTGGTCCTTTGGGTTCACGTACCGAGCGGCGCTATCCCCCAAGATCGACGGAAACGTGAAATTCTCCGGAATCAACCCCCTGCTGGCGGCGCTGTTCCCGAACGGTCCCGGCACGGCCACGCTCGATCTCCCTGCGGAGGCCGCGGCCGGCTTCGCGTGGACCGGGGTGCCGAATTGGGCATTCGAGTTCGATCTGAGCTGGGCCCAGTGGTCGACGTTCGACAAGCTGGCGGTGAACTTCGAAAAGAACACGAGCGTTCCCGGGCCCGCCGGCCCGATCCCGGTCGTTGCGGATATCGACCAGGCCGAGAGCTGGAAGAACACGGTTGCCGCCAGGTTCGGCGCGGCGTGGAAGATCGCGGGCCCGCATGAGCTTCGATTCGGTGCTGTATGGGACCAGAACCCGATTCCCGACGAGACCCTGCGTCCCTCGATCCCGGATGGCGACCGCAAGTCGGTGACGCTCGGTTACGGTTACTGCGGCAAGCACTGGAACGCCGACGTCTATTACATGCCGCTCTTCTTCCAGACCCGGGACGCCAAGGGCGCCCCGGCCCACAAGCCGAGCGAGAACCCGTATCAAACGGTGGATGGAGTCATCGACGGCAAGTACGAATCCTTCGTCCACCTCATCGGCGCGAGCTTCACATGGCGATTCTGA
- a CDS encoding AMP-binding protein, producing the protein MSSRSLVDFAAAAFRDHPGPALVRDDPGRRDVSAADLDRGSLELAAALVTYGLEPGSRVAVLTDVGEELLLGFLAVIRAGATLVPLEPGDAGNGLLDVLRDTSARQILVSDETLLDRILSIRPDLPALDLVLLFREAGEDRAAALTVAGARAVGANALERSPDLLTRPAEEGAGAPAMLLHGGLAGIPLTHANVLAAADSVAAALRIERGATVLSSISAQSATHLALSLACLARGAKLAHVSRADGMGAALAGVRPQLAVLPRSLAGALRTHLELATGATSWLGKRLLRFALRQGERRSEAELLAGRLPSATTWGWRVADLLVIRRIREALGGRLTGLVSLGEPLPVAECLFLLHLGVPFLEGLAFPEAGGLVAVGQPDGLRAGTVGRLVSGLEARSGEDGALELRGPTVPGGGWRRVPFRGRFDGDGYLSGSFMI; encoded by the coding sequence ATGTCTTCCCGATCGCTCGTCGACTTCGCTGCGGCCGCGTTTCGCGACCACCCGGGTCCAGCGCTCGTCCGGGACGACCCGGGCCGGCGCGACGTCTCGGCCGCCGACCTGGACCGCGGGTCGCTCGAGCTGGCGGCCGCGCTCGTGACCTACGGGCTCGAGCCCGGCTCTCGCGTGGCGGTCCTCACGGACGTGGGCGAGGAGTTGCTCCTCGGCTTCCTCGCCGTGATCCGCGCTGGGGCGACCTTGGTGCCGCTCGAGCCCGGTGACGCCGGGAACGGGCTCCTCGATGTCCTCAGGGACACGTCGGCGCGCCAAATCCTGGTTTCCGACGAGACGCTCCTCGACCGGATCCTCTCGATCCGGCCGGACTTACCGGCGCTCGACCTCGTCCTGCTGTTTCGCGAGGCCGGAGAAGATCGGGCGGCGGCCCTGACGGTCGCCGGAGCACGGGCGGTCGGCGCCAATGCGCTGGAACGGTCGCCGGACCTCCTGACTCGGCCGGCGGAGGAGGGAGCTGGAGCGCCCGCGATGTTGCTCCACGGCGGACTCGCCGGGATCCCCCTTACCCACGCGAACGTCCTGGCGGCGGCCGATTCGGTCGCCGCCGCTCTTCGCATCGAACGAGGCGCAACCGTGCTCTCGTCCATTTCGGCGCAGAGCGCCACCCATCTCGCCCTGTCTCTCGCGTGCCTCGCGCGCGGTGCCAAGCTCGCGCACGTTTCCCGTGCGGATGGAATGGGGGCGGCTTTGGCTGGCGTCCGACCGCAGCTGGCCGTCCTGCCACGCTCGCTCGCCGGGGCGCTTCGGACCCACCTCGAGCTGGCCACCGGGGCGACGAGCTGGCTAGGCAAGCGGCTCTTGCGATTCGCGCTCCGGCAAGGGGAGAGGCGGTCCGAGGCGGAACTCCTGGCGGGACGGCTCCCGTCGGCGACGACCTGGGGTTGGCGCGTCGCCGATCTGCTGGTGATACGCCGGATCCGCGAGGCCCTCGGCGGCCGCCTGACCGGTCTCGTGTCTCTGGGCGAGCCGCTTCCGGTCGCGGAATGTCTATTCCTTCTCCACCTGGGGGTTCCGTTTCTCGAGGGGCTCGCGTTCCCAGAGGCCGGCGGGCTCGTCGCCGTGGGCCAGCCCGACGGGCTCCGGGCGGGAACCGTGGGGCGGCTCGTCTCCGGGCTCGAGGCGCGGTCCGGCGAAGACGGGGCGCTCGAGCTACGGGGACCGACGGTGCCGGGCGGCGGTTGGCGGCGTGTCCCGTTCCGAGGACGATTCGACGGCGATGGTTACCTTTCAGGGTCGTTCATGATCTGA
- a CDS encoding VWA domain-containing protein: MFRTRNVRTIATTALTFLWGMSLALAGQAPDASAGGGEVALATAAASTAGASSTDPVLSGYVEVEKIRLVLLPTKVEDRKGRVIEGLTANDFQLMEDYIPQKIQFVSVESDAPVSIAFMLDVSGSMRISGKLDAAKEAIRYFLDGLRPQDRFALIAFADEQVAWITEFTNDRERFLQRLMVQTGYGQTALNDAVAAAPGLVQAGTDGRKAILLITDGVDNASRTSLDQAIELARRASVPIYTVGFSSLPRDLLPMKEELATNFSVLTRFSDETGGSLFAVHDPDELKEAVVRIDEELRHQYLIGYVPSRTLWNGSYRRIQLVTRKSRYQVHTRTGYYATP; this comes from the coding sequence GTGTTTCGAACACGCAACGTCAGGACGATCGCAACGACGGCGCTCACTTTTCTCTGGGGAATGAGCTTGGCCCTTGCGGGCCAGGCACCGGACGCTTCCGCCGGAGGAGGGGAAGTTGCCCTCGCGACGGCTGCGGCCTCTACCGCGGGCGCATCGAGCACCGATCCCGTGCTGAGCGGCTACGTCGAGGTGGAGAAGATCCGTCTCGTGCTGCTGCCGACCAAAGTCGAGGACCGTAAAGGGCGGGTCATCGAGGGGCTCACCGCGAATGACTTCCAGTTGATGGAAGACTACATCCCCCAGAAGATCCAGTTCGTCTCGGTGGAATCCGACGCGCCGGTTTCCATCGCGTTCATGCTGGATGTTTCGGGGAGCATGAGGATCAGCGGCAAGCTGGATGCGGCCAAGGAGGCGATACGCTACTTCCTGGACGGACTCAGGCCGCAGGACCGGTTCGCGCTGATCGCATTCGCCGACGAGCAAGTCGCCTGGATCACCGAGTTCACCAACGACCGCGAGCGCTTCCTGCAGAGGCTCATGGTGCAGACTGGATACGGCCAGACCGCGCTCAACGACGCGGTGGCCGCGGCGCCGGGGCTCGTTCAGGCGGGAACCGACGGGCGCAAGGCGATCCTCCTGATCACCGACGGCGTGGACAACGCCAGTCGAACGAGCCTCGACCAGGCGATCGAATTGGCGCGGCGAGCCAGCGTTCCGATCTATACGGTGGGGTTCTCCTCGCTGCCGCGAGATCTCCTGCCGATGAAAGAGGAGTTGGCCACCAACTTCAGCGTCCTCACCCGCTTCTCCGACGAGACCGGCGGCTCGCTCTTCGCGGTCCACGATCCCGACGAGCTCAAAGAGGCGGTCGTCCGCATCGACGAAGAGCTACGCCACCAGTACCTGATCGGTTACGTTCCCAGCCGGACGCTGTGGAACGGCTCCTATCGCCGGATCCAGCTGGTGACCCGGAAGAGCCGATACCAGGTTCACACTCGGACCGGGTACTACGCCACGCCCTGA